A stretch of Lactuca sativa cultivar Salinas chromosome 6, Lsat_Salinas_v11, whole genome shotgun sequence DNA encodes these proteins:
- the LOC111877456 gene encoding AP2-like ethylene-responsive transcription factor PLT2 — MNSNNWLSFPLSPTHSSLPPHLTTQSHNFSLGLVHDNIDTPFPNQEWNLIGAQGANDQVPKVADFLGVSKSENSSDLVAYNDIQGNDTDYMFTNSSLLPQVENTLSATPTSYELPENASTLQSLTLSMGSGKRSTCETSTGDNTSNDNTTNSTTSVVEANPRRTLDTFGQRTSIYRGVTRHRWTGRYEAHLWDNSCRREGQSRKGRQVYLGGYDKEEKAARAYDMAALKYWGTSTTTNFPITNYEKEVEDMKNMTRQEFVASIRRKSSGFSRGASMYRGVTRHHQHGRWQARIGRVAGNKDLYLGTFSTEEEAAEAYDIAAIKFRGLSAVTNFDMSRYDVKSILESNTLPIGGGAAKRLKEAQAIESSRKREEMLALGSGFPFGTTAAAGGVLQAYPLLQQPFETQSPQPLLTLQNSEISHYTTQDPHFHQNYLQSHHHHPYNMHSPHHSSSQTPQYYNSYLQNNPVLLHGLMNMGVGGSSSSVMDTNNNGGSSSGSYSGGGYLGNFLGQSGSTAEELAMVKVDYDNLPTENYAGWSGDSSVQESNPSVFTMWND; from the exons ATGAATTCAAACAACTGGCTTTCATTTCCTCTTTCTCCAACTCACTCGTCTTTACCACCTCATCTTACTACTCAATCCCACAATTTTTCTCTTGGTCTAGTGCATGATAACATCGACACCCCCTTTCCTAACCAAG AATGGAACTTGATTGGGGCACAAGGCGCAAATGATCAAGTCCCTAAAGTTGCTGATTTTTTAGGTGTAAGCAAGTCAGAGAACTCTTCAGATCTTGTGGCGTATAATGATATCCAGGGTAATGACACCGATTATATGTTCACAAACAGCAGTTTATTGCCACAAGTTGAAAATACTTTATCTGCCACGCCTACAAGTTACGAACTACCAGAAAATGCAAGTACTTTGCAGTCCCTGACATTGTCTATGGGCAGTGGAAAACGTTCGACTTGTGAAACTAGCACTGGTGATAACACTAGTAATGATAACACTACAAATAGTACTACTAGCGTCGTTGAAGCTAACCCTAGAAGAACTTTGGATACATTTGGTCAGAGAACTTCGATCTATCGTGGTGTAACTAG GCATAGATGGACAGGAAGATATGAAGCTCATTTATGGGATAATAGTTGTAGAAGAGAAGGGCAATCAAGAAAAGGACGTCAAG TTTATCTGG GTGGATACGACAAAGAAGAGAAAGCAGCTAGGGCTTATGATATGGCTGCACTAAAGTATTGGGGAACTTCTACCACCACAAATTTTCCG ATTACTAACTACGAAAAAGAAGTTGAGGACATGAAAAACATGACAAGACAAGAATTTGTAGCATCCATACGAAG GAAGAGTAGTGGATTTTCTCGTGGTGCATCAATGTATCGAGGTGTTACAAG GCATCACCAGCATGGAAGATGGCAAGCAAGAATAGGAAGAGTGGCAGGCAACAAAGATCTATACTTGGGAACATTCA GCACTGAAGAAGAAGCTGCTGAAGCATACGACATCGCAGCTATTAAGTTTCGAGGTTTAAGTGCTGTTACAAATTTTGACATGAGTCGTTATGACGTGAAGAGTATTCTAGAGAGTAACACACTCCCCATTGGAGGAGGTGCAGCTAAGCGTTTGAAGGAAGCTCAAGCAATTGAGTCGTCAAGAAAACGTGAAGAAATGCTTGCTCTTGGTTCTGGTTTTCCGTTTGGAACAACCGCCGCTGCTGGTGGCGTTTTGCAAGCGTATCCTCTTTTACAGCAACCATTTGAGACGCAATCTCCACAACCTCTGTTAACTTTACAAAACTCTGAAATTTCACATTATACAACACAGGATCCTCATTTTCACCAAAATTACCTTCAATCCCATCACCATCATCCTTATAACATGCATAGCCCTCACCATTCTTCCAGTCAAACCCCTCAGTATTACAATAGCTATCTTCAAAACAACCCGGTTTTGCTTCATGGGTTGATGAACATGGGTGTTGGTGGATCTTCATCTTCTGTGATGGATACTAACAACAATGGCGGTAGCTCAAGTGGGAGTTACAGCGGTGGAGGGTATTTAGGTAATTTCCTTGGACAGTCGGGAAGTACGGCGGAGGAGCTTGCGATGGTTAAGGTTGACTACGACAATCTGCCAACTGAGAACTATGCTGGTTGGTCTGGTGATTCGTCCGTTCAAGAATCAAACCCAAGTGTTTTTACAATGTGGAATGACTAA
- the LOC111877462 gene encoding uncharacterized protein LOC111877462, with protein sequence MEGLHVAVRETCINPVIQGVKLLHEVPTISHLLYADDVIFVGSWDISGIQNLSRIHKCFPISSSLKVNFHKSFLFGIGISDMELQSMARAIGCLRSQFPFTYLGVPVGANMLLKKNWEPVLKKFQSKLSSWKANTLSFFGRLMLVKSVLGSLPTYYLSLFKAPQGILDYLEKLRHRFLWGGTK encoded by the coding sequence ATGGAGGGTCTACACGTGGCTGTTAGGGAAACATGCATCAATCCTGTAATCCAAGGCGTCAAGCTTCTCCATGAGGTCCCAACCATCTCGCATTTGCTATACGCGGATGATGTCATCTTTGTGGGCAGTTGGGACATAAGTGGCATCCAGAACCTTTCACGTATCCACAAGTGTTTCCCAATCTCCTCGAGTCTCAAGGTAAATTTCCACAAATCCTTCCTATTTGGGATTGGTATTTCAGATATGGAACTCCAGAGTATGGCCCGAGCTATTGGATGTCTTAGGAGCCAATTCCCTTTTACATATCTTGGTGTTCCAGTTGGTGCCAACATGCTGTTAAAAAAGAATTGGGAACCCGTACTAAAGAAATTCCAGTCAAAGCTTTCTTCATGGAAGGCAAATACACTCTCATTTTTTGGTCGTTTAATGCTCGTCAAATCTGTACTCGGAAGCCTCCCTACTTACTACTTGTCCTTATTCAAAGCACCTCAAGGCATATTGGACTATCTTGAAAAACTTAGACACAGATTCTTATGGGGTGGCACAAAGTGA